One part of the Methylobacterium mesophilicum SR1.6/6 genome encodes these proteins:
- a CDS encoding TetR/AcrR family transcriptional regulator: MPRVSQEQARQNRQRVVAMAAALFRERGLHGVGVADIMASAGLTHGGFYGQFANKDALAVEAFDSALAEDRRGTGDALIANYLSTAHVQDPGKGCPLAALANDVAREPPDSQMRVRFTRGVEGLAALLAGLTPRLSKGRRRQQSLAALSTLVGAVVLARAVNDEALAKELLEAAIASTTR, from the coding sequence ATGCCCCGCGTCTCGCAGGAACAGGCCAGACAGAACCGGCAAAGGGTCGTCGCTATGGCGGCGGCCCTGTTCCGCGAACGCGGTCTGCACGGGGTCGGCGTCGCCGACATCATGGCGTCCGCCGGGCTGACCCACGGCGGCTTCTACGGCCAGTTTGCCAACAAGGACGCTCTGGCGGTCGAGGCGTTCGATTCGGCACTGGCGGAGGACCGCCGGGGGACGGGCGACGCCCTCATCGCGAACTATCTGTCGACAGCCCATGTCCAGGATCCCGGAAAGGGATGCCCGCTCGCTGCGCTGGCCAACGACGTGGCGCGGGAGCCGCCCGACAGCCAGATGCGCGTCCGCTTCACGCGGGGCGTCGAGGGCCTCGCCGCTCTTCTCGCCGGGCTGACCCCGCGGCTGTCCAAGGGGCGGCGGCGCCAGCAGTCTCTGGCCGCCCTCTCGACGCTCGTGGGTGCCGTGGTCCTGGCGCGCGCCGTCAATGACGAGGCTTTGGCGAAGGAGTTGCTTGAAGCGGCGATCGCGTCGACGACACGTTGA